Proteins found in one Chaetodon auriga isolate fChaAug3 chromosome 12, fChaAug3.hap1, whole genome shotgun sequence genomic segment:
- the tcf3a gene encoding transcription factor 3a isoform X2 yields the protein MAAVETDKELNDLLDFSAMFEPPVSNGKNRPTTLASSQFGGSGIDERSGSSPWGPGQQNSPSFNQGRGYGEEGLYSEQEGIPSAPMFGPGIVGKAERGPYSPFVTQGFMPSEIPMPSPNALSPSGLKSNSQFYSYEGSNPRRRPSQDPVESHPKKIRKVPPGLPSSVYAPASGEDFNRDNAGYPASKAGNVYPPPFYMQEGLHPPSDPWGSARSMVQPGYPAMLGNSPHLSQHGPFTAINPQDRLKRQPLPLSPQNYPLHGSEVNGAHPAGFHSGSSSFGVPSHTPPIAGTDTIMANRGAVPGSSGDEIGKALASIYPSDPNSNAFPPSPSTPSGSPQAVSGSASQWTRSSGQATPSPNFEGGIQSLQSKMEDHLDEAINVLQRHASGQGGPGLAEMHSLLSSSLGLPPAVTSAALGLSGRLSGLISGHHEDSGLPSGGGLLHGHHGSASVQPGSQPSGLPGSLNRASGADVKREDKEDDENCSITDRSEDEKKDMKARLGTSLGDGDDDEDLPVEIKAEREKVRRLANNTRERLRVRDINEAFKELGRMCQLHLSSEKPQTKLIVLQQAVNVILNLEQQVRERNLNPKAACLKRREEEKVSGVDPQMQLGGGHPGLGGDGHM from the exons atggctgcagtggaaacagacaaGGAGCTCAATGACTTGCTGGATTTTAGCGCG atGTTTGAGCCTCCAGTTTCAAATGGCAAGAACCGGCCAACTACTCTCGCCAGCAGTCAGTTTGGAGGTTCAG GTATAGATGAGAGGAGTGGGTCCAGTCCCTGGGGACCAGGACAGCAGAACAGTCCATCGTTCAACCAGGGACGG GGTTATGGAGAAGAAGGCCTTTACAGTGAGCAAGAAGGCATCCCCTCTGCGCCTATGTTTGGACCAGGGATTGTTG GGAAGGCCGAGCGAGGACCATACTCACCATTTGTAACACAG GGCTTTATGCCCAGTGAGATACCCATGCCCAGTCCCAATGCCCTCTCCCCGTCTGGCCTGAAGTCCAACTCCCAGTTTTACTCTTATGAGGGAAGCAACCCTCGCAGGAGACCCTCACAAGACCCCGTTG AATCGCACCCGAAAAAGATCAGGAAGGTGCCCCCTGGCCTGCCCTCCTCG GTTTATGCACCAGCCTCAGGAGAGGATTTTAACAGGGACAATGCCGGCTACCCAGCCTCCAAGGCAGGAAATGTGTATCCACCACCATTCTACATGCAAG AAGGCCTCCACCCACCCTCCGATCCATGGGGCTCTGCTAGGTCGATGGTTCAGCCTGGTTATCCTGCCATGCTGGGAAACTCCCCCCATCTGAGCCAGCATGGTCCCTTCACTGCCATCAACCCCCAAGACAGACTG AAACGGCAGCCACTGCCCCTCTCTCCCCAAAACTACCCTCTGCATGGCAGTGAGGTGAACGGAGCTCATCCCGCTGGCTTCCACTCTGGCTCCAGCAGCTTCGGAGTCCCCAGCCACACACCCCCCATCGCTGGCACTGACACCATTATGG CCAATCGTGGGGCAGTGCCTGGAAGTTCAGGTGATGAGATTGGAAAAGCCCTGGCATCT ATCTACCCTTCAGACCCAAACAGTAATGCCTTCCCTCCGTCCCCGTCCACTCCCTCTGGCTCTCCTCAGGCTGTATCAG GCTCTGCATCACAGTGGACTCGGTCCTCTGGCCAGGCTACACCTTCACCCAACTTTGAGGGTGGAATTCAGTCCTTG CAGAGTAAAATGGAGGACCATCTGGACGAAGCCATCAACGTTCTTCAGCGTCACGCCAGTGGACAAGGAGGACCAGGCCTGGCTGAAATGCACAGTCTGCTGTCGTCTAGCTTAGGGTTACCTCCAGCCGTCACCAGCGCAGCACTGGGACTGAGCGGGCGCCTGTCAGGACTG ATTTCTGGTCACCATGAGGACTCTGGTCTGCCCTCTGGTGGAGGACTTTTGCATGGTCACCATGGCTCTGCATCTGTCCAGCCAGGCTCTCAGCCTAGTG GCCTGCCCGGCAGCCTAAATCGTGCCAGTGGTGCTGATGTCAAACGAGAGGACAAGGAGGACGATGAAAACTGCTCTATTACCGACAGGTCAGAGGATgagaaaaaagacatgaagGCTCGCCTTGGAACAAG TCTGGGTGATGGGGATGACGATGAAGATCTGCCAGTGGAGATTAAGGCTGAGCGGGAGAAAGTGCGGAGGTTGGCAAACAACACCCGCGAGCGGCTACGTGTGCGGGACATCAACGAGGCTTTTAAGGAGCTGGGCCGCATGTGTCAGCTCCATCTGAGCAGTGAGAAACCGCAGACCAAATTGATCGTACTGCAACAGGCTGTTAACGTTATACTCAACCTGGAGCAGCAAGTCCGAG AGCGTAATTTGAACCCAAAGGCGGCCTGCctcaagaggagagaggaggaaaaggttTCAGGCGTGGACCCTCAGATGCAGCTCGGTGGCGGTCACCCTGGTCTAGGAGGAGATGGACATATGTAA
- the tcf3a gene encoding transcription factor 3a isoform X4, which translates to MAAVETDKELNDLLDFSAMFEPPVSNGKNRPTTLASSQFGGSGIDERSGSSPWGPGQQNSPSFNQGRGYGEEGLYSEQEGIPSAPMFGPGIVGKAERGPYSPFVTQQGFMPSEIPMPSPNALSPSGLKSNSQFYSYEGSNPRRRPSQDPVESHPKKIRKVPPGLPSSVYAPASGEDFNRDNAGYPASKAGNVYPPPFYMQEGLHPPSDPWGSARSMVQPGYPAMLGNSPHLSQHGPFTAINPQDRLKRQPLPLSPQNYPLHGSEVNGAHPAGFHSGSSSFGVPSHTPPIAGTDTIMANRGAVPGSSGDEIGKALASIYPSDPNSNAFPPSPSTPSGSPQAVSGSASQWTRSSGQATPSPNFEGGIQSLSKMEDHLDEAINVLQRHASGQGGPGLAEMHSLLSSSLGLPPAVTSAALGLSGRLSGLISGHHEDSGLPSGGGLLHGHHGSASVQPGSQPSGLPGSLNRASGADVKREDKEDDENCSITDRSEDEKKDMKARLGTSLGDGDDDEDLPVEIKAEREKVRRLANNTRERLRVRDINEAFKELGRMCQLHLSSEKPQTKLIVLQQAVNVILNLEQQVRERNLNPKAACLKRREEEKVSGVDPQMQLGGGHPGLGGDGHM; encoded by the exons atggctgcagtggaaacagacaaGGAGCTCAATGACTTGCTGGATTTTAGCGCG atGTTTGAGCCTCCAGTTTCAAATGGCAAGAACCGGCCAACTACTCTCGCCAGCAGTCAGTTTGGAGGTTCAG GTATAGATGAGAGGAGTGGGTCCAGTCCCTGGGGACCAGGACAGCAGAACAGTCCATCGTTCAACCAGGGACGG GGTTATGGAGAAGAAGGCCTTTACAGTGAGCAAGAAGGCATCCCCTCTGCGCCTATGTTTGGACCAGGGATTGTTG GGAAGGCCGAGCGAGGACCATACTCACCATTTGTAACACAG CAGGGCTTTATGCCCAGTGAGATACCCATGCCCAGTCCCAATGCCCTCTCCCCGTCTGGCCTGAAGTCCAACTCCCAGTTTTACTCTTATGAGGGAAGCAACCCTCGCAGGAGACCCTCACAAGACCCCGTTG AATCGCACCCGAAAAAGATCAGGAAGGTGCCCCCTGGCCTGCCCTCCTCG GTTTATGCACCAGCCTCAGGAGAGGATTTTAACAGGGACAATGCCGGCTACCCAGCCTCCAAGGCAGGAAATGTGTATCCACCACCATTCTACATGCAAG AAGGCCTCCACCCACCCTCCGATCCATGGGGCTCTGCTAGGTCGATGGTTCAGCCTGGTTATCCTGCCATGCTGGGAAACTCCCCCCATCTGAGCCAGCATGGTCCCTTCACTGCCATCAACCCCCAAGACAGACTG AAACGGCAGCCACTGCCCCTCTCTCCCCAAAACTACCCTCTGCATGGCAGTGAGGTGAACGGAGCTCATCCCGCTGGCTTCCACTCTGGCTCCAGCAGCTTCGGAGTCCCCAGCCACACACCCCCCATCGCTGGCACTGACACCATTATGG CCAATCGTGGGGCAGTGCCTGGAAGTTCAGGTGATGAGATTGGAAAAGCCCTGGCATCT ATCTACCCTTCAGACCCAAACAGTAATGCCTTCCCTCCGTCCCCGTCCACTCCCTCTGGCTCTCCTCAGGCTGTATCAG GCTCTGCATCACAGTGGACTCGGTCCTCTGGCCAGGCTACACCTTCACCCAACTTTGAGGGTGGAATTCAGTCCTTG AGTAAAATGGAGGACCATCTGGACGAAGCCATCAACGTTCTTCAGCGTCACGCCAGTGGACAAGGAGGACCAGGCCTGGCTGAAATGCACAGTCTGCTGTCGTCTAGCTTAGGGTTACCTCCAGCCGTCACCAGCGCAGCACTGGGACTGAGCGGGCGCCTGTCAGGACTG ATTTCTGGTCACCATGAGGACTCTGGTCTGCCCTCTGGTGGAGGACTTTTGCATGGTCACCATGGCTCTGCATCTGTCCAGCCAGGCTCTCAGCCTAGTG GCCTGCCCGGCAGCCTAAATCGTGCCAGTGGTGCTGATGTCAAACGAGAGGACAAGGAGGACGATGAAAACTGCTCTATTACCGACAGGTCAGAGGATgagaaaaaagacatgaagGCTCGCCTTGGAACAAG TCTGGGTGATGGGGATGACGATGAAGATCTGCCAGTGGAGATTAAGGCTGAGCGGGAGAAAGTGCGGAGGTTGGCAAACAACACCCGCGAGCGGCTACGTGTGCGGGACATCAACGAGGCTTTTAAGGAGCTGGGCCGCATGTGTCAGCTCCATCTGAGCAGTGAGAAACCGCAGACCAAATTGATCGTACTGCAACAGGCTGTTAACGTTATACTCAACCTGGAGCAGCAAGTCCGAG AGCGTAATTTGAACCCAAAGGCGGCCTGCctcaagaggagagaggaggaaaaggttTCAGGCGTGGACCCTCAGATGCAGCTCGGTGGCGGTCACCCTGGTCTAGGAGGAGATGGACATATGTAA
- the tcf3a gene encoding transcription factor 3a isoform X7, which translates to MAAVETDKELNDLLDFSAMFEPPVSNGKNRPTTLASSQFGGSGIDERSGSSPWGPGQQNSPSFNQGRGYGEEGLYSEQEGIPSAPMFGPGIVGKAERGPYSPFVTQQGFMPSEIPMPSPNALSPSGLKSNSQFYSYEGSNPRRRPSQDPVESHPKKIRKVPPGLPSSVYAPASGEDFNRDNAGYPASKAGNVYPPPFYMQEGLHPPSDPWGSARSMVQPGYPAMLGNSPHLSQHGPFTAINPQDRLKRQPLPLSPQNYPLHGSEVNGAHPAGFHSGSSSFGVPSHTPPIAGTDTIMANRGAVPGSSGDEIGKALASIYPSDPNSNAFPPSPSTPSGSPQAVSGSASQWTRSSGQATPSPNFEGGIQSLQSKMEDHLDEAINVLQRHASGQGGPGLAEMHSLLSSSLGLPPAVTSAALGLSGRLSGLISGHHEDSGLPSGGGLLHGHHGSASVQPGSQPSGLPGSLNRASGADVKREDKEDDENCSITDSLGDGDDDEDLPVEIKAEREKVRRLANNTRERLRVRDINEAFKELGRMCQLHLSSEKPQTKLIVLQQAVNVILNLEQQVRERNLNPKAACLKRREEEKVSGVDPQMQLGGGHPGLGGDGHM; encoded by the exons atggctgcagtggaaacagacaaGGAGCTCAATGACTTGCTGGATTTTAGCGCG atGTTTGAGCCTCCAGTTTCAAATGGCAAGAACCGGCCAACTACTCTCGCCAGCAGTCAGTTTGGAGGTTCAG GTATAGATGAGAGGAGTGGGTCCAGTCCCTGGGGACCAGGACAGCAGAACAGTCCATCGTTCAACCAGGGACGG GGTTATGGAGAAGAAGGCCTTTACAGTGAGCAAGAAGGCATCCCCTCTGCGCCTATGTTTGGACCAGGGATTGTTG GGAAGGCCGAGCGAGGACCATACTCACCATTTGTAACACAG CAGGGCTTTATGCCCAGTGAGATACCCATGCCCAGTCCCAATGCCCTCTCCCCGTCTGGCCTGAAGTCCAACTCCCAGTTTTACTCTTATGAGGGAAGCAACCCTCGCAGGAGACCCTCACAAGACCCCGTTG AATCGCACCCGAAAAAGATCAGGAAGGTGCCCCCTGGCCTGCCCTCCTCG GTTTATGCACCAGCCTCAGGAGAGGATTTTAACAGGGACAATGCCGGCTACCCAGCCTCCAAGGCAGGAAATGTGTATCCACCACCATTCTACATGCAAG AAGGCCTCCACCCACCCTCCGATCCATGGGGCTCTGCTAGGTCGATGGTTCAGCCTGGTTATCCTGCCATGCTGGGAAACTCCCCCCATCTGAGCCAGCATGGTCCCTTCACTGCCATCAACCCCCAAGACAGACTG AAACGGCAGCCACTGCCCCTCTCTCCCCAAAACTACCCTCTGCATGGCAGTGAGGTGAACGGAGCTCATCCCGCTGGCTTCCACTCTGGCTCCAGCAGCTTCGGAGTCCCCAGCCACACACCCCCCATCGCTGGCACTGACACCATTATGG CCAATCGTGGGGCAGTGCCTGGAAGTTCAGGTGATGAGATTGGAAAAGCCCTGGCATCT ATCTACCCTTCAGACCCAAACAGTAATGCCTTCCCTCCGTCCCCGTCCACTCCCTCTGGCTCTCCTCAGGCTGTATCAG GCTCTGCATCACAGTGGACTCGGTCCTCTGGCCAGGCTACACCTTCACCCAACTTTGAGGGTGGAATTCAGTCCTTG CAGAGTAAAATGGAGGACCATCTGGACGAAGCCATCAACGTTCTTCAGCGTCACGCCAGTGGACAAGGAGGACCAGGCCTGGCTGAAATGCACAGTCTGCTGTCGTCTAGCTTAGGGTTACCTCCAGCCGTCACCAGCGCAGCACTGGGACTGAGCGGGCGCCTGTCAGGACTG ATTTCTGGTCACCATGAGGACTCTGGTCTGCCCTCTGGTGGAGGACTTTTGCATGGTCACCATGGCTCTGCATCTGTCCAGCCAGGCTCTCAGCCTAGTG GCCTGCCCGGCAGCCTAAATCGTGCCAGTGGTGCTGATGTCAAACGAGAGGACAAGGAGGACGATGAAAACTGCTCTATTACCGACAG TCTGGGTGATGGGGATGACGATGAAGATCTGCCAGTGGAGATTAAGGCTGAGCGGGAGAAAGTGCGGAGGTTGGCAAACAACACCCGCGAGCGGCTACGTGTGCGGGACATCAACGAGGCTTTTAAGGAGCTGGGCCGCATGTGTCAGCTCCATCTGAGCAGTGAGAAACCGCAGACCAAATTGATCGTACTGCAACAGGCTGTTAACGTTATACTCAACCTGGAGCAGCAAGTCCGAG AGCGTAATTTGAACCCAAAGGCGGCCTGCctcaagaggagagaggaggaaaaggttTCAGGCGTGGACCCTCAGATGCAGCTCGGTGGCGGTCACCCTGGTCTAGGAGGAGATGGACATATGTAA
- the tcf3a gene encoding transcription factor 3a isoform X1 produces MAAVETDKELNDLLDFSAMFEPPVSNGKNRPTTLASSQFGGSGIDERSGSSPWGPGQQNSPSFNQGRGYGEEGLYSEQEGIPSAPMFGPGIVGKAERGPYSPFVTQQGFMPSEIPMPSPNALSPSGLKSNSQFYSYEGSNPRRRPSQDPVESHPKKIRKVPPGLPSSVYAPASGEDFNRDNAGYPASKAGNVYPPPFYMQEGLHPPSDPWGSARSMVQPGYPAMLGNSPHLSQHGPFTAINPQDRLKRQPLPLSPQNYPLHGSEVNGAHPAGFHSGSSSFGVPSHTPPIAGTDTIMANRGAVPGSSGDEIGKALASIYPSDPNSNAFPPSPSTPSGSPQAVSGSASQWTRSSGQATPSPNFEGGIQSLQSKMEDHLDEAINVLQRHASGQGGPGLAEMHSLLSSSLGLPPAVTSAALGLSGRLSGLISGHHEDSGLPSGGGLLHGHHGSASVQPGSQPSGLPGSLNRASGADVKREDKEDDENCSITDRSEDEKKDMKARLGTSLGDGDDDEDLPVEIKAEREKVRRLANNTRERLRVRDINEAFKELGRMCQLHLSSEKPQTKLIVLQQAVNVILNLEQQVRERNLNPKAACLKRREEEKVSGVDPQMQLGGGHPGLGGDGHM; encoded by the exons atggctgcagtggaaacagacaaGGAGCTCAATGACTTGCTGGATTTTAGCGCG atGTTTGAGCCTCCAGTTTCAAATGGCAAGAACCGGCCAACTACTCTCGCCAGCAGTCAGTTTGGAGGTTCAG GTATAGATGAGAGGAGTGGGTCCAGTCCCTGGGGACCAGGACAGCAGAACAGTCCATCGTTCAACCAGGGACGG GGTTATGGAGAAGAAGGCCTTTACAGTGAGCAAGAAGGCATCCCCTCTGCGCCTATGTTTGGACCAGGGATTGTTG GGAAGGCCGAGCGAGGACCATACTCACCATTTGTAACACAG CAGGGCTTTATGCCCAGTGAGATACCCATGCCCAGTCCCAATGCCCTCTCCCCGTCTGGCCTGAAGTCCAACTCCCAGTTTTACTCTTATGAGGGAAGCAACCCTCGCAGGAGACCCTCACAAGACCCCGTTG AATCGCACCCGAAAAAGATCAGGAAGGTGCCCCCTGGCCTGCCCTCCTCG GTTTATGCACCAGCCTCAGGAGAGGATTTTAACAGGGACAATGCCGGCTACCCAGCCTCCAAGGCAGGAAATGTGTATCCACCACCATTCTACATGCAAG AAGGCCTCCACCCACCCTCCGATCCATGGGGCTCTGCTAGGTCGATGGTTCAGCCTGGTTATCCTGCCATGCTGGGAAACTCCCCCCATCTGAGCCAGCATGGTCCCTTCACTGCCATCAACCCCCAAGACAGACTG AAACGGCAGCCACTGCCCCTCTCTCCCCAAAACTACCCTCTGCATGGCAGTGAGGTGAACGGAGCTCATCCCGCTGGCTTCCACTCTGGCTCCAGCAGCTTCGGAGTCCCCAGCCACACACCCCCCATCGCTGGCACTGACACCATTATGG CCAATCGTGGGGCAGTGCCTGGAAGTTCAGGTGATGAGATTGGAAAAGCCCTGGCATCT ATCTACCCTTCAGACCCAAACAGTAATGCCTTCCCTCCGTCCCCGTCCACTCCCTCTGGCTCTCCTCAGGCTGTATCAG GCTCTGCATCACAGTGGACTCGGTCCTCTGGCCAGGCTACACCTTCACCCAACTTTGAGGGTGGAATTCAGTCCTTG CAGAGTAAAATGGAGGACCATCTGGACGAAGCCATCAACGTTCTTCAGCGTCACGCCAGTGGACAAGGAGGACCAGGCCTGGCTGAAATGCACAGTCTGCTGTCGTCTAGCTTAGGGTTACCTCCAGCCGTCACCAGCGCAGCACTGGGACTGAGCGGGCGCCTGTCAGGACTG ATTTCTGGTCACCATGAGGACTCTGGTCTGCCCTCTGGTGGAGGACTTTTGCATGGTCACCATGGCTCTGCATCTGTCCAGCCAGGCTCTCAGCCTAGTG GCCTGCCCGGCAGCCTAAATCGTGCCAGTGGTGCTGATGTCAAACGAGAGGACAAGGAGGACGATGAAAACTGCTCTATTACCGACAGGTCAGAGGATgagaaaaaagacatgaagGCTCGCCTTGGAACAAG TCTGGGTGATGGGGATGACGATGAAGATCTGCCAGTGGAGATTAAGGCTGAGCGGGAGAAAGTGCGGAGGTTGGCAAACAACACCCGCGAGCGGCTACGTGTGCGGGACATCAACGAGGCTTTTAAGGAGCTGGGCCGCATGTGTCAGCTCCATCTGAGCAGTGAGAAACCGCAGACCAAATTGATCGTACTGCAACAGGCTGTTAACGTTATACTCAACCTGGAGCAGCAAGTCCGAG AGCGTAATTTGAACCCAAAGGCGGCCTGCctcaagaggagagaggaggaaaaggttTCAGGCGTGGACCCTCAGATGCAGCTCGGTGGCGGTCACCCTGGTCTAGGAGGAGATGGACATATGTAA
- the tcf3a gene encoding transcription factor 3a isoform X8, with amino-acid sequence MAAVETDKELNDLLDFSAMFEPPVSNGKNRPTTLASSQFGGSGIDERSGSSPWGPGQQNSPSFNQGRGYGEEGLYSEQEGIPSAPMFGPGIVGKAERGPYSPFVTQQGFMPSEIPMPSPNALSPSGLKSNSQFYSYEGSNPRRRPSQDPVESHPKKIRKVPPGLPSSVYAPASGEDFNRDNAGYPASKAGNVYPPPFYMQEGLHPPSDPWGSARSMVQPGYPAMLGNSPHLSQHGPFTAINPQDRLKRQPLPLSPQNYPLHGSEVNGAHPAGFHSGSSSFGVPSHTPPIAGTDTIMANRGAVPGSSGDEIGKALASIYPSDPNSNAFPPSPSTPSGSPQAVSGSASQWTRSSGQATPSPNFEGGIQSLQSKMEDHLDEAINVLQRHASGQGGPGLAEMHSLLSSSLGLPPAVTSAALGLSGRLSGLISGHHEDSGLPSGGGLLHGHHGSASVQPGSQPSGLPGSLNRASGADVKREDKEDDENCSITDSVVSVTDENLTAEEKEQRERERRLANNARERVRVRDINEAFRELGRMCQVHLQSDKAQTKLIILQQAVQVILGLEKQVRERNLNPKAACLKRREEEKVSGVDPQMQLGGGHPGLGGDGHM; translated from the exons atggctgcagtggaaacagacaaGGAGCTCAATGACTTGCTGGATTTTAGCGCG atGTTTGAGCCTCCAGTTTCAAATGGCAAGAACCGGCCAACTACTCTCGCCAGCAGTCAGTTTGGAGGTTCAG GTATAGATGAGAGGAGTGGGTCCAGTCCCTGGGGACCAGGACAGCAGAACAGTCCATCGTTCAACCAGGGACGG GGTTATGGAGAAGAAGGCCTTTACAGTGAGCAAGAAGGCATCCCCTCTGCGCCTATGTTTGGACCAGGGATTGTTG GGAAGGCCGAGCGAGGACCATACTCACCATTTGTAACACAG CAGGGCTTTATGCCCAGTGAGATACCCATGCCCAGTCCCAATGCCCTCTCCCCGTCTGGCCTGAAGTCCAACTCCCAGTTTTACTCTTATGAGGGAAGCAACCCTCGCAGGAGACCCTCACAAGACCCCGTTG AATCGCACCCGAAAAAGATCAGGAAGGTGCCCCCTGGCCTGCCCTCCTCG GTTTATGCACCAGCCTCAGGAGAGGATTTTAACAGGGACAATGCCGGCTACCCAGCCTCCAAGGCAGGAAATGTGTATCCACCACCATTCTACATGCAAG AAGGCCTCCACCCACCCTCCGATCCATGGGGCTCTGCTAGGTCGATGGTTCAGCCTGGTTATCCTGCCATGCTGGGAAACTCCCCCCATCTGAGCCAGCATGGTCCCTTCACTGCCATCAACCCCCAAGACAGACTG AAACGGCAGCCACTGCCCCTCTCTCCCCAAAACTACCCTCTGCATGGCAGTGAGGTGAACGGAGCTCATCCCGCTGGCTTCCACTCTGGCTCCAGCAGCTTCGGAGTCCCCAGCCACACACCCCCCATCGCTGGCACTGACACCATTATGG CCAATCGTGGGGCAGTGCCTGGAAGTTCAGGTGATGAGATTGGAAAAGCCCTGGCATCT ATCTACCCTTCAGACCCAAACAGTAATGCCTTCCCTCCGTCCCCGTCCACTCCCTCTGGCTCTCCTCAGGCTGTATCAG GCTCTGCATCACAGTGGACTCGGTCCTCTGGCCAGGCTACACCTTCACCCAACTTTGAGGGTGGAATTCAGTCCTTG CAGAGTAAAATGGAGGACCATCTGGACGAAGCCATCAACGTTCTTCAGCGTCACGCCAGTGGACAAGGAGGACCAGGCCTGGCTGAAATGCACAGTCTGCTGTCGTCTAGCTTAGGGTTACCTCCAGCCGTCACCAGCGCAGCACTGGGACTGAGCGGGCGCCTGTCAGGACTG ATTTCTGGTCACCATGAGGACTCTGGTCTGCCCTCTGGTGGAGGACTTTTGCATGGTCACCATGGCTCTGCATCTGTCCAGCCAGGCTCTCAGCCTAGTG GCCTGCCCGGCAGCCTAAATCGTGCCAGTGGTGCTGATGTCAAACGAGAGGACAAGGAGGACGATGAAAACTGCTCTATTACCGACAG CGTTGTCTCGGTGACTGATGAGAACCTGACTGccgaggagaaggagcagagggagcgtGAGCGCCGCCTGGCTAACAACGCTAGGGAGAGGGTGCGTGTGCGCGACATTAACGAAGCCTTCAGAGAGCTGGGCAGGATGTGTCAGGTCCACCTGCAGAGCGACAAGGCCCAGACCAAGCTTATCATCCTGCAGCAGGCTGTCCAGGTCATACTGGGCCTGGAGAAGCAGGTGCGAG AGCGTAATTTGAACCCAAAGGCGGCCTGCctcaagaggagagaggaggaaaaggttTCAGGCGTGGACCCTCAGATGCAGCTCGGTGGCGGTCACCCTGGTCTAGGAGGAGATGGACATATGTAA